In Kushneria marisflavi, the following are encoded in one genomic region:
- the rpsM gene encoding 30S ribosomal protein S13 has product MARIAGVNIPDNKHAAISLTYIYGIGRTRAKEICAQVGIAPDVKVGDISAEKLDEVRTAVGQYAVEGDLRREITLNIKRLMDLGCYRGLRHRRSLPMRGQRTKTNARTRKGPRKPIRK; this is encoded by the coding sequence ATGGCCCGTATTGCAGGCGTCAATATCCCGGACAACAAGCATGCGGCGATCTCGCTGACCTACATCTACGGTATTGGTCGCACCCGCGCTAAGGAAATCTGTGCGCAGGTGGGTATCGCACCCGACGTCAAGGTTGGAGATATCTCCGCCGAGAAACTCGACGAAGTGCGTACTGCAGTTGGCCAATATGCCGTGGAAGGTGACCTTCGCCGTGAGATTACGCTGAATATCAAGCGTCTCATGGATCTGGGTTGCTACCGTGGTCTGCGCCATCGTCGCAGTCTTCCGATGCGCGGGCAGCGCACGAAGACGAATGCGCGTACCCGCAAGGGACCGCGTAAACCGATTCGCAAATAA
- the rpsK gene encoding 30S ribosomal protein S11, producing MANPRSNRKKVKKQVVDAVAHIHASFNNTIVTITDRQGNALSWATAGGSGFRGSRKSTPFAAQVASERAATAAAEYGVKNVDVLVKGPGPGRESAVRALNAAGFRVQSITDATPIPHNGCRPPKKRRV from the coding sequence ATGGCTAACCCGCGCAGTAACCGTAAAAAGGTTAAAAAGCAGGTAGTGGATGCGGTTGCCCACATCCATGCCTCTTTTAACAATACGATCGTGACGATCACAGACCGCCAGGGCAACGCTCTTTCATGGGCCACTGCCGGTGGTTCGGGTTTTCGTGGTTCTCGCAAGAGCACCCCGTTCGCTGCCCAAGTGGCAAGTGAACGTGCAGCTACCGCTGCAGCCGAGTATGGTGTGAAAAACGTCGACGTACTGGTCAAGGGCCCGGGGCCCGGCCGTGAGTCCGCCGTGCGCGCATTGAATGCCGCCGGTTTTCGCGTGCAGAGCATTACCGACGCGACACCCATCCCGCACAACGGGTGCCGCCCGCCGAAAAAGCGTCGCGTTTAA
- the rpsD gene encoding 30S ribosomal protein S4, with product MARYTGPKCKLSRREGTDLFLKSGVTAFEKKCKSETPPGQHGQRRQRLSEYGSQLREKQKVRRYYGVLEKQFRNYYKEAARQKGATGEVLLQLLETRLDNVVYRMGFGSTRSESRQLVSHKAIAVNGRTVNVASYKVRPGDVVSVREKAKNQSRIQQSLELAGNRGDVSWVDVDSKKMEGTFKALPERGDLSADINENLIVELYSK from the coding sequence ATGGCACGTTATACTGGTCCGAAGTGCAAGCTCTCTCGTCGCGAAGGCACCGACCTCTTTTTGAAGAGCGGTGTTACGGCGTTCGAGAAGAAATGCAAGTCAGAGACTCCCCCGGGTCAACACGGTCAGCGCCGTCAGCGTCTTTCCGAATACGGCTCGCAGCTGCGTGAAAAGCAGAAGGTCCGTCGTTACTACGGCGTACTGGAAAAGCAATTCCGCAATTACTACAAGGAAGCCGCGCGTCAGAAGGGAGCCACTGGTGAAGTTCTGCTCCAGCTCCTCGAGACTCGCCTCGACAACGTCGTTTATCGCATGGGCTTTGGCTCGACTCGCAGCGAATCTCGCCAGCTGGTCAGCCACAAGGCCATCGCCGTCAACGGTCGTACCGTCAACGTGGCGTCCTACAAGGTCCGTCCCGGTGATGTGGTCAGCGTTCGTGAAAAGGCCAAGAATCAGTCGCGTATTCAGCAGTCCCTCGAGCTTGCTGGCAACCGTGGCGATGTAAGCTGGGTCGACGTTGACTCGAAGAAGATGGAAGGCACTTTCAAGGCTCTGCCTGAGCGCGGCGACCTGTCTGCCGACATCAACGAAAACCTGATTGTCGAGCTGTACTCCAAATAA
- a CDS encoding DNA-directed RNA polymerase subunit alpha, which yields MQRSVTEFLRPRDIKVEEVSANHAKIVLEPFERGFGHTLGNALRRILLSSMPGCAITEAEIEGVLHEYSAIEGVQEDVIEILLNLKGVSIKMHGRDDVVLTLNKQGPGIMTAGDIAADHDIEIVNPDHVIAHINDGCELKMQLRVMRGRGYEPADVRAERDDESRAIGRLQLDATYTPVRRVSYAVEAARVEQRTDLDKLVIDLETDGTLDPEEAIRRSATILQEQLAAFVDLEAEKEQEVEEEEDQIDPILLRPVDDLELTVRSANCLKAENIYYIGDLIQRTEVELLKTPNLGKKSLNEIKDVLEARNLSLGMRLDNWPPASLKDDKASA from the coding sequence ATGCAGCGTTCAGTGACAGAGTTTCTAAGACCTCGCGACATCAAGGTCGAAGAAGTCAGCGCGAATCATGCAAAGATCGTGCTCGAGCCTTTCGAGCGCGGCTTTGGTCATACTCTCGGGAACGCCCTGCGTCGTATTCTGCTGTCATCCATGCCCGGGTGTGCGATTACAGAAGCAGAGATCGAAGGCGTTCTGCATGAGTACAGCGCAATCGAAGGTGTTCAGGAAGATGTTATTGAAATCCTCCTGAATCTGAAGGGCGTGTCCATCAAGATGCATGGCCGCGATGACGTTGTATTAACGCTAAACAAGCAGGGCCCGGGCATCATGACCGCCGGCGACATCGCCGCCGATCATGACATCGAGATTGTCAATCCGGATCACGTCATTGCTCATATCAATGATGGCTGTGAACTGAAAATGCAGCTGCGCGTTATGCGCGGCCGTGGTTACGAGCCTGCAGATGTTCGTGCCGAGCGTGATGACGAGTCACGCGCTATCGGACGTCTGCAGCTTGACGCCACGTATACGCCGGTTCGCCGTGTTTCCTATGCTGTTGAAGCGGCGCGTGTTGAACAGCGCACCGACCTCGACAAGCTGGTCATTGATCTGGAAACAGATGGCACGCTGGATCCCGAAGAGGCCATCCGCCGCTCTGCAACCATTCTGCAGGAGCAGCTGGCTGCCTTCGTCGATCTTGAAGCCGAGAAAGAACAGGAAGTAGAGGAAGAGGAAGATCAAATTGATCCGATTCTACTGCGTCCTGTTGACGATCTCGAATTGACTGTCCGAAGTGCCAACTGCCTCAAGGCCGAGAATATCTACTATATCGGTGACCTGATTCAGCGCACCGAAGTAGAGCTTCTTAAAACACCCAATCTCGGCAAGAAGTCGTTGAATGAAATCAAGGACGTTCTCGAGGCCCGTAATCTTTCACTTGGCATGCGGCTGGATAATTGGCCGCCGGCGAGTTTGAAAGACGACAAGGCCTCTGCCTGA
- the rplQ gene encoding 50S ribosomal protein L17 — MRHRKTGRHLSRNSSHRNAMFQNMCISLVEHEMIKTTLPKAKELRRYIEPLITLSKNDSVANRRLAFSRTRSKDTVGKLFNELGPRYNARPGGYVRVLKCGFRAGDNAPMAYVELVDRPVAAEASGEE, encoded by the coding sequence ATGCGTCATCGTAAAACCGGTCGTCATCTAAGCCGTAACAGCTCGCATCGTAATGCCATGTTCCAGAACATGTGCATCTCGCTGGTCGAGCATGAAATGATCAAAACCACGCTGCCCAAGGCCAAGGAGCTGCGTCGTTATATTGAGCCGCTGATCACTCTGTCGAAAAATGACAGTGTGGCCAATCGCCGCCTGGCGTTCAGCCGTACCCGCTCCAAGGATACGGTTGGCAAGCTCTTTAACGAGCTGGGTCCGCGCTACAACGCCCGTCCGGGTGGTTATGTTCGCGTTCTCAAGTGCGGTTTCCGTGCTGGCGACAATGCGCCCATGGCGTATGTCGAGCTGGTTGATCGCCCGGTAGCAGCAGAAGCCAGCGGCGAAGAATAA
- a CDS encoding EAL domain-containing protein, with protein sequence MAFQPIVDLENGGIFAHEALVRGVNGESAWSVLSQVTPKDLYAFDQACRVRAIEMASQLGMTTRLSINFLPNAVYEPRACIRATLKVAERVGWSLNNLIFEITENEHVTDRDHLRHIVEEYHEMGFSVALDDFGTGHANLDLLTVLSPSHLKLDRILISNIGQDVRRQNLMGHICSMAQTLGIGLVAEGVETLEEARWLYQKGITRHQGYYYARPAFQALPDIDPDCLSAVTAA encoded by the coding sequence ATGGCTTTTCAGCCTATCGTGGATCTGGAAAACGGCGGCATTTTTGCGCATGAAGCTTTAGTGCGTGGTGTCAATGGAGAGTCTGCCTGGTCGGTTTTGTCACAGGTCACCCCCAAGGATCTTTATGCCTTTGATCAGGCCTGTCGGGTGCGGGCGATCGAGATGGCCAGCCAGCTTGGCATGACCACAAGGCTGTCAATCAATTTTCTGCCTAATGCCGTTTACGAGCCGCGCGCCTGCATACGTGCGACTCTGAAAGTGGCCGAGCGGGTAGGGTGGTCCCTCAATAACCTGATTTTCGAGATAACCGAAAACGAGCATGTGACCGACCGGGATCATCTGCGTCACATCGTTGAGGAATATCACGAGATGGGATTTAGCGTGGCGCTGGATGACTTTGGGACCGGCCATGCCAATCTCGATCTTCTGACGGTTTTATCCCCGAGTCATCTGAAGCTCGATCGGATTTTGATCAGCAATATTGGCCAGGATGTGCGGCGTCAAAACCTGATGGGCCATATCTGTTCGATGGCACAGACTCTCGGGATAGGGCTGGTGGCTGAAGGCGTCGAAACGCTGGAAGAGGCGCGCTGGCTCTACCAGAAGGGTATCACGCGTCATCAGGGCTATTACTATGCAAGGCCCGCCTTTCAGGCCCTGCCCGACATTGATCCGGATTGTCTCAGCGCTGTCACTGCCGCATAA